From Deltaproteobacteria bacterium, one genomic window encodes:
- a CDS encoding thioredoxin domain-containing protein has product MKRSVLWFILVLSIVGAAVSLLATHQYFQILEKGFEEKSFCNISELINCDLAYASSYAKFANIPVSWVGFIFYLWTIVLTLLTLYKKELKEAVASFGWVLSLIALAVSLYKAYIATLVLKVVCLLCLSMYGVNLLLFVGWHFFLRGRFRLQEHLTLRPKFAQFTVLTLVLFGLGWGIMSSYQKKFLKNAPLAIPVSEILPYHFRQSQYDFTPDLQNPVWGNPNAAVTVIEFSDFQCPFCKEAAFHLKPMLSEFKDKVRLYFYNYPINKDCNDHIPQSFHENACIAAQASVCAAKMGDFWGYHDDIFRNQKDLTRDLLIQLAKNRGWNEKEFVDCLESPETRAHVKADAEAGNKIYVSGTPTILVNNRRVKYWNDPEIFRAIIRAEIAKTRAR; this is encoded by the coding sequence GCCGCGGTTTCTTTGTTGGCCACGCATCAATATTTTCAAATCCTCGAAAAAGGGTTTGAGGAAAAAAGTTTCTGCAATATCAGCGAATTAATCAATTGCGATCTGGCTTATGCTTCCAGCTACGCCAAATTTGCAAACATTCCGGTCTCATGGGTCGGTTTTATTTTTTATTTATGGACCATCGTCCTGACACTTTTAACCCTCTACAAAAAAGAATTGAAAGAAGCGGTCGCCAGTTTTGGTTGGGTTTTGTCTCTCATTGCCCTCGCCGTTTCTCTCTACAAAGCCTACATCGCCACGCTTGTTTTGAAAGTGGTGTGTCTTCTTTGTTTGTCAATGTATGGCGTTAACCTGCTCCTCTTTGTCGGCTGGCATTTCTTTCTGCGCGGGCGTTTTCGTCTTCAGGAACATCTCACGCTCCGCCCCAAGTTTGCTCAATTTACTGTTTTGACACTGGTACTTTTCGGATTGGGCTGGGGCATCATGTCCAGTTACCAGAAAAAATTTCTTAAGAACGCCCCTCTCGCCATTCCGGTCAGCGAAATTCTTCCGTATCACTTTCGCCAATCGCAATATGATTTTACCCCTGATCTGCAAAATCCGGTTTGGGGTAATCCCAATGCCGCGGTTACTGTCATCGAATTCAGCGATTTTCAATGTCCCTTTTGCAAAGAGGCCGCTTTCCATCTCAAACCGATGCTGTCTGAGTTCAAAGACAAAGTCCGTCTCTATTTTTATAACTATCCCATTAACAAAGATTGCAATGATCACATCCCGCAATCTTTCCATGAAAACGCCTGCATCGCCGCGCAAGCCAGCGTCTGTGCCGCAAAAATGGGGGATTTCTGGGGTTATCACGACGACATTTTCCGCAACCAAAAAGATTTAACGCGGGATTTGCTGATTCAATTGGCAAAAAACAGAGGATGGAATGAAAAAGAATTTGTTGATTGTCTTGAATCTCCCGAAACACGGGCTCATGTGAAAGCCGATGCGGAAGCCGGCAATAAAATCTACGTCAGCGGCACGCCCACGATACTCGTCAACAACCGGCGGGTCAAATACTGGAACGACCCCGAAATTTTCCGGGCCATTATCCGGGCAGAAATCGCAAAAACCCGTGCGCGTTAA